The proteins below come from a single Halomonas binhaiensis genomic window:
- a CDS encoding bifunctional aspartate transaminase/aspartate 4-decarboxylase translates to MATDYSRFAKLSPFELKDELIKLASGKANRTMLNAGRGNPNFLATLPRRAFFRLGLFATAEAELSYSYMSAGVGGLAKVEGIEGRFERFVAEHRDQEGVAFLGRALSYVRDQMGLSAADFLHEMVEGILGSNYPVPPRMLKASEAIVRHYIIKEMVGGSVSTETTDLFAVEGGTAAMAYIFNTLKQNGQVQRGDKVAIGMPVFTPYIEIPQLEEYGLEEVVIHADPAQGWQYPDAELDKLKDPEIKIFFCVNPSNPPSVKMDDRSLERIASIIANDRSDLMVLTDDVYGTFADDFRSLFSVCPRNTILVYSFSKYFGATGWRLGVIATHHDNAIDAALERLPEATKQSLDERYGSLLPDVRELKFIDRLVADSRAVALNHTAGLSTPQQVQMVLFSLFALMDEKDSYKQTLKQLIRQREAALYRELGLDPLHDDNAVDYYTLLDLGAISQRLYGDAFAAWIEERASAGDMLFRIADETGVVLLPGKGFGTETLSGRASLANLNEYEYAAIGRALRSMADEFFEEFKRSQS, encoded by the coding sequence ATGGCTACTGATTACAGTCGTTTTGCAAAGTTGAGTCCCTTTGAGCTGAAGGATGAGCTGATCAAGCTTGCCTCTGGCAAGGCTAACCGCACGATGCTCAACGCAGGGCGTGGCAATCCCAATTTTCTGGCGACCTTACCGCGTCGCGCCTTTTTCCGTCTGGGGTTGTTCGCTACAGCCGAAGCTGAGCTTTCGTATTCATATATGAGTGCGGGAGTGGGTGGGCTTGCCAAGGTCGAGGGAATAGAAGGGCGTTTTGAACGCTTCGTGGCGGAGCACCGCGATCAGGAAGGTGTGGCGTTTCTCGGACGGGCACTGAGCTATGTGCGTGACCAGATGGGATTGTCGGCCGCCGACTTCCTGCACGAGATGGTCGAAGGCATTCTGGGAAGCAATTACCCCGTGCCACCACGCATGTTGAAAGCCAGTGAAGCTATCGTGCGTCACTACATCATCAAGGAAATGGTGGGAGGCAGTGTTTCCACCGAGACGACGGACCTCTTCGCTGTTGAAGGTGGCACGGCTGCCATGGCCTATATCTTCAATACGTTGAAGCAGAACGGCCAGGTTCAGCGTGGTGACAAGGTGGCGATCGGCATGCCCGTATTCACGCCTTACATCGAGATCCCGCAACTGGAGGAATATGGACTTGAAGAGGTCGTCATCCATGCCGACCCTGCCCAGGGTTGGCAATACCCAGATGCGGAACTCGACAAGCTCAAGGATCCGGAGATCAAGATCTTCTTCTGCGTCAATCCCAGCAACCCGCCGTCAGTCAAGATGGACGACCGCAGCCTCGAGCGGATCGCATCGATCATTGCCAATGATCGTTCAGACTTGATGGTGCTGACTGATGACGTCTATGGGACCTTCGCCGATGATTTCCGTTCGCTGTTCTCGGTGTGTCCACGAAACACCATTCTGGTCTACTCATTCTCCAAGTATTTTGGTGCCACTGGCTGGCGACTTGGCGTCATCGCCACTCATCATGACAATGCCATCGATGCCGCGCTGGAGCGTTTGCCAGAGGCCACCAAGCAGTCACTCGATGAGCGCTATGGTTCATTGCTTCCGGATGTCCGTGAGCTGAAATTCATCGATCGTCTGGTGGCGGATAGCCGAGCTGTCGCACTGAACCATACAGCGGGCCTGTCGACGCCGCAGCAAGTGCAGATGGTACTGTTTTCACTCTTCGCCCTGATGGATGAGAAGGACAGCTACAAGCAGACGCTCAAGCAGCTTATTCGACAACGCGAAGCGGCACTCTATCGTGAACTGGGCCTGGACCCCTTGCATGACGACAATGCCGTTGACTACTACACATTGCTGGACCTCGGCGCCATATCTCAGCGCCTGTATGGGGATGCTTTCGCTGCCTGGATCGAGGAGCGAGCATCTGCCGGTGACATGCTGTTCAGGATTGCCGATGAAACTGGCGTCGTATTGCTGCCAGGCAAGGGCTTTGGGACGGAAACGCTCTCCGGGCGTGCCTCGCTTGCCAATCTCAATGAATACGAATATGCCGCCATCGGACGTGCGCTGCGCAGCATGGCGGATGAGTTCTTTGAAGAGTTCAAGCGTTCGCAGTCTTGA
- the aspT gene encoding aspartate-alanine antiporter: MDFIQGILNQSPEIALFLSLAVGYWIGKFRFGSFQLGGVAGSLLVAVLISQLGVQIDSGIKAVLFALFIYAVGFESGPQFFRSLGRQSIREILMAAVMAVSALLTVVVIARVFDLDKGLAAGLAAGGLTQSAIIGTAGSAIEKLGLAADEVQRLQGNVAIGYAVTYIFGSFGAIILCVNVLPWLTRRGIREDAQKAEAEQLAGLHVYGVGEQPATPELIGRIYQVSQGGRSVEAIESSASGAVVTVERIRRDGAIVGVEPSVELVEGDVVLLVGRRAGVVGIGEDLGRELQNAEDMDVVMVSQDIAITNPEFLKRPAGEILAKTAASLRHGVYIVSLRRAGAPLALSSDTVIQPGDVVTLYGTPKDVQRVATTAGPILVPSDKTDFVFHGLGLAVGLLIGLLVVRAGSIPLTLGSGGGALLAGLLFGWYRSRKQTLGNMPTGASTLLRDLGLAGFVVVIGLQTGQQAVTTIMDQGISLFFFGVVVTVLPLVITMLFGWYVLRYDNTAIFAGALSGSRSANPAFGEVLDKAGNSVPTAPFAITYALANVFLTLLGPLVVAFT; encoded by the coding sequence ATGGATTTTATTCAGGGAATATTGAACCAATCACCCGAAATTGCACTATTTCTTTCTCTGGCAGTGGGTTACTGGATAGGAAAGTTTCGTTTTGGCTCCTTTCAGTTGGGTGGTGTCGCGGGCTCGTTGCTAGTCGCGGTGTTGATCAGCCAGTTGGGCGTACAGATTGATTCCGGCATCAAGGCTGTCCTGTTTGCACTGTTCATCTATGCCGTAGGTTTCGAGAGCGGTCCGCAGTTCTTTCGCTCACTTGGGCGTCAGTCCATTCGAGAGATTCTCATGGCCGCGGTCATGGCGGTCAGCGCATTGTTGACGGTGGTTGTCATTGCCCGTGTGTTCGATCTCGACAAGGGGCTGGCGGCTGGGCTTGCCGCAGGCGGGCTAACCCAGTCTGCGATCATCGGCACCGCGGGTTCTGCAATAGAAAAACTTGGTCTGGCCGCAGATGAAGTGCAGCGCCTGCAGGGCAATGTCGCCATTGGCTATGCCGTGACCTACATCTTTGGCTCCTTCGGGGCGATCATTCTCTGTGTCAATGTTCTGCCGTGGCTTACGCGGCGTGGTATTCGCGAAGATGCACAAAAAGCTGAGGCTGAGCAGTTGGCTGGATTGCATGTCTATGGCGTTGGTGAGCAACCTGCCACTCCGGAGCTGATAGGGCGCATCTACCAGGTCAGCCAAGGTGGGCGTAGTGTCGAGGCGATCGAATCAAGTGCATCCGGCGCAGTGGTGACGGTAGAGCGCATTCGACGCGATGGTGCCATCGTTGGTGTCGAGCCCAGCGTCGAGCTGGTGGAGGGTGATGTCGTATTGTTGGTGGGGCGACGAGCGGGCGTAGTGGGAATAGGGGAGGACCTGGGCAGAGAATTGCAGAATGCCGAGGATATGGATGTCGTCATGGTCAGCCAGGACATTGCGATAACTAATCCTGAATTCCTCAAGCGTCCAGCAGGCGAGATTCTGGCCAAGACGGCAGCATCGTTACGTCACGGTGTCTATATCGTGAGTCTGCGACGTGCCGGAGCACCTCTGGCCCTGAGCTCCGATACGGTCATTCAGCCAGGCGATGTGGTCACCCTCTATGGCACGCCCAAGGATGTGCAGCGAGTGGCCACGACAGCGGGTCCCATCCTGGTGCCCAGTGACAAGACAGACTTCGTGTTCCATGGCCTGGGCCTTGCCGTGGGGTTGCTGATTGGTCTTTTGGTTGTACGTGCCGGCTCCATTCCCCTGACGCTGGGAAGTGGTGGTGGTGCTCTGCTGGCAGGACTGTTGTTCGGTTGGTATCGCAGTCGTAAACAGACCCTGGGCAACATGCCAACGGGTGCCTCAACGCTATTGCGCGACCTTGGTCTTGCGGGATTTGTCGTGGTGATTGGCCTGCAGACTGGCCAGCAGGCTGTCACGACCATCATGGATCAAGGCATCTCATTGTTCTTCTTTGGTGTTGTCGTGACGGTATTGCCCCTCGTGATCACCATGCTGTTTGGCTGGTATGTGCTGCGCTATGACAACACCGCCATATTTGCCGGCGCGTTATCCGGCTCACGTAGTGCCAATCCTGCCTTTGGTGAAGTGCTGGACAAAGCCGGCAATTCCGTACCTACCGCTCCCTTTGCGATTACCTATGCATTGGCAAATGTATTTCTCACGTTGTTAGGCCCACTTGTGGTGGCTTTCACCTGA